Within Paenibacillus sabinae T27, the genomic segment GCGACGGAGCTTCAGAAGAACAAGATCGTTCTGGAAGAACGGGCGAAGCAGCTTATGCTGGCCTCTCAATATAAGTCGGAATTTCTGGCGAATATGTCGCATGAGCTGCGAACTCCCTTGAACGGGATTATCAATCTGTCGGAGCTGATCGCGGAGCATGACGATTCGGTCACGAGAGAGGAGCTCCAGGCTTACGGAAGCCTCATACACCATTCCGGCGAGGAGCTGCTGCTGCTGATCAACGATATTCTGGATCTGTCCAAAGTGGAGGCGGGCAAGCTTGAAATCGTCAGCGAGGAGGTCAATGTCAGCGAGGTTCCCGCGCTGCTCTTCCAGCAGTTTGATGTGATCGCTAAGCAGAGAGGGCTTGATTTTACTATCCAGCTGGAGGAGGATCTGCCGGAGACGCTGGTCTCCGATCCGCAGCGGGTACAGCAAATTCTGCGCAATCTGCTCTCGAACGCGTTCAAGTTCACCCATCGGGGCGGTGTTTCGCTGACCATTCGGCGGGAACAGCGGCGGCAGGGGGGGCGAGAAGCGTCCTGGATCGTGTGGGAGGTAAAAGACACCGGCATCGGCATACCGAAAGACAAGCATCTGAGCATCTTCGAGGCATTTCAGCAGGCGGACGGGACAATCAGCCGGCAGTATGGGGGCACTGGATTGGGCTTGTCCATCAGCCGGGATCTTGCCCGGCTGATCGGCGGTTTTATTACGCTGCAGAGCCAGGAAGGCGAGGGCAGCGCCTTCTCCCTGTACTTGCCGTTAACGGCTCAAGAACAAGGCATAAAAACTCCAATTTAATTTGTAATTCTGACTTATTGACGCTAGGGCGAAGCGGAGTAGAATGGAGCAAGAGCCGCGTCAAAGGAGTGTTGCCGTTACGATCAACATCATGAGAAACCGCCCCGAAGCCTCTCCTCCCCGAAGAAGAGGCCGCAAGTTTTCGACATACCGGAGAAACCTGCATATGGCCACATGGGAAGGCGTCCCCTCGACTATCTTCCAGGTGCTGCTTCAGGGGCAGTTTCTGACCGGTTTCCTGCTGTATTTGGGCGCTACTTCCGGACAAATCGGTTTTGTGATTGCGCTTACGACACTTGTGAATGTCGCACAGATCGGCGTCGCCTTTCTGATCCAGAGGCTGCCCAGCCGCAAGTGGGCGCTCGTCACCTTTGTTTCCATTCACCGGGTGCTGTGGGCCGCTACCGGGCTCGTTCCGTTCCTTTTTCCCCGTCCCTTTTGGGTCAGCGCTTTCATTATTTTGTATGCCCTTGCATTTATAGCAAATACCGCCGGCGCCGTACTGTGGAGCTCGGTTATCGGGGATTTGGTCCCGCCGCGCGTACGGGGACGCTACTTCGGAATCCGCAATACCCTGCTGAACGCCTTGGGAAGCCTTGTCGTCTATGGGGGCGGCGTCGTCCTGGACCGCTACCCGGGAGCGCAGGGATTTCTGATTCTGTATATCGTAGTGTGGATATTTTCCACGGCGAATATTATAGTATTCTTCTTCTATCCGGACGTGCCCTTTGAGAAATCGGAGGAAAGAAAGTTTGTGCCGATGTTTAAGAAACCGCTTCACGATGGACTGTTTATGAAATCGACGCTGTTTCTCTCGCTGTGGCTGCTGCTGCAAAATGTGACCGTGCCGCTGTATTCCTATGTCATGCTGCAACTGCTGCACATCAACTATCAGACGCTTTCGCTTCTCAACGTGGCCCAGACCGTGTTCATGATGGCGAGCTTCTATTTCTGGGGGAATCTGAACGCGCGGTACAGCAACAAACGGCTGCTCTTCTGGACGCTTCCGATCATCGCAGTTTCCTCGCTGCTGTGGGGGCTGCTGTCCGTGCTTCCCTTGTTTCCGGTGCTGTTCGCCGCGCATATCGTGTTCGGAGTGGGAGTCGGCGGTTTTAACCAGCTGGCCTTCAACTTCATTATCGGAGATACGCCAAAAAAAGAGCGTCCGATGTACATGGCCATGTACGCGGCACTAACCGGGCTGGCCTCATTCATTGGACCGGTGATTGGCGGCAAGGTGTACGAATGGATTGACGGCTGGCCGCACGGGTTCCAGGTGTACGGAATGCAGCTTATCGTAGGAGGGCTGATGATCGCGCTGATCGCGCTGCTCGGGCGCCGTATCCTGAAGGATGTTTGAAAAGGAGAATATTCATGAACAAAACGGCAATGGTGCTTGGAGCCACCGGACTCGTTGGGAAGGCGGTCGTGGAGGAGCTCTTGCGTGAAAACTGGAAGGAAGTGCGGGTGCTCGTCCGCAGACCGCTTGCACTCCGGCACGACAGGCTCAAGCAGACGGTAGCCGACTGGGAGCGGCTGGAGCGTTACGGCGATCTGTTCGAAGGAGCGGACGCCGTATTCTGCTGTCTCGGGACGACGATCAGGAAAGCCGGATCGCAGCAAAATTTCGAGCGAGTCGATCTGGAATACCCGCTAACGGCGGCCAAGCTTGCAAGGAAAGCCGGTGTGAGACAATTTCTAGCGGTATCGTCCATGGGGGCGAATCCGCATTCGCGCCAATTTTACAGCCGGACCAAAGGCCGGATGGAGGAGGCTCTAAGCGGCTTAGGCTTTCCGGGGCTGCATCTGTTCCGCCCGTCCCTGCTGCTGGGGGAGAGGGAGGAGTTCAGATTGTTGGAGCGCTCCGCCGCCTGGCTTATGACCCGGCTGGATGGTCTTATGGTCGGCAGGGCGGCCAAATACCGTGCCATCAAAGGGGAGACTGTTGCCCGGGCCATGGTCCATATCGCGGCGGCTGATCCGAAAGGGCTGCATATATACCCGAACGACGTTATTCAGGTGCTTGGAAAAGACTTTGCTGCCGAGGCCCCTCCGGCTTGGGAGGATGAGAAAGGTTTGCAATAAAGAGAGATTACGATTTAAAATGATGACATGAATAGATGAATGGGAGGAAATTGAGAGATGAGCAAAAAGCAGGTAGCCACGTCAAAAGCACCGGGGGCCATCGGTCCGTACAGCCAGGCGATTATCGCCGGAAATTGGGTATACACCTCGGGCCAACTGGGGCTGAATCCGGAAACGGGCGAGCTGGCGGGAGATGTACAAGCCCAGGCGCGCCAGTCGCTGGCGAACGTACAGGCCATTCTGGAAGAGGCCGGAACCTCGCTGGACCATGTAGTGAAGACGACGGTGTTCCTTAAGGACATGAACGATTTCACGGCCGTGAACGAGGTGTACAGCAGCTTCTTCAGCGAGCCTTATCCGGCGCGCAGCGCAGTTGAGGTTGCCCGTCTGCCCAAAGACGGACTCGTGGAGATTGAAGTTGTAGCTCGCAGAAAATAACGCGGCGCTCTGTTCACGTATGGAAATCCGTTCCCCGCTGCCGTTAAGGGCCGGATTCGAATAAGCCTTTCCCGAGTACAGTCCTCCGGTAACCCGGAAGACTGGCGGGAAAGGTTTTTTTATAAAATGGGTTTTCGGCTGTTGACATTCTACCTACTAGTAGGTATACTCAAGTCAAGAGGTGAAGATATGAACCGATCCGATCATATTATGAACGTTGCTAATCGTCTGATTCTGGAGAAAGGGTATAGTGCTTTCAGCTATGCGGATGTCGCTGCCGAAATCGGTATCCAGAAGGCAAGCATTCACTACCACTTTCCGTCCAAAGCCAACCTGGTGCAAAATGTGGTGAGCAGGTACCGGCAGGAAGTGCGGGGGAATCTGGCCAAGCTGGACTCCATGACGGGCGATCCCCGGGTGAAGCTTGAGCAGTATTTGTCGTACTGGGAGTCATGCCTGCAGAGCAAGGCGATCGACATGTGCCTGTGCGCGCTGCTTGCCTCCGAGATTCCGATTCTGCCTGAAGAAGTCATCGGCGAGATTCGCGGGCATTTCCGCGATTTAACGGACTGGCTGGCCCGGCTGATGAAGGATGCGGCTGAAGAGGACCGGTTCGCGGGGGAAAGCGAAGCCGCCGCCATCGAGGAAACGGCCCATGCCATTCTGGCCTGTGTGCACGGCGGGATGCTCGCTTCCAGGACATTTAACGATGCCGGGCAGTTCGGCAAGGTGAAGAATCGTCTGCTGGGATTGATTACGGAGAAGGCCGTCACAGTGTAATGCTTTTTTAGCAAAGGAAAAGAGACAAATTTTTTTAAGTTAAACCTACCTACTAGTAGGTAAAAAGAACCAAAGGAGAAGATTACAATGAAAAAACCGACGATTGTATTTATTCACGGAGCTTTTGTTACACGGGCGAGCTTCGAGCCGCTGATGGGGTATTTCAAGGACAGAGGGTTTGAAGTTTTGGCGCCGGCCTGGCCTTTCCACGATCAGCCCGTTGCCAAGCTGCGGGAACGTTCCGAAGCCGGCCTTGGCAAGCTTGGACTTGAGGACCTGACGGAATACTATGCCAATTTTATCAAGGCGCTGCCGGAAAAACCGATCATCATCGGCCATTCCTTCGGCGGACTGCTGACGCAGCTGATGATGGACCGCGGGCTGGGTTTGGCGGGAATCGCTATTAATTCCGGGGGCGCCAAAGGCGTGGTGTCGGCTGCCTATCCGACTACGGCGCGTTCCATCTTCGGTATTTTGTCGAAGCCTTGGCGCAAAACCTTTATGATGTCGCTCAAGGAGTTTAAGTACGCCTTTGTCAACACGCTGGGCAAAGCTGAACAGGAGCGGGCTTACCGGGAGCATGTCGTCCCGGAGACGACCCGCATCTTCTTCCAGGGAGCCGTCGCCCCATTTGCTTCGAACAGCCCGTTCAAAGTGGACTTTAACAACGGCCGCCGCGGGCCGCTGCTGATGATTGCCGGGGAGGTCGACCGGATTGTGCCCGCCAGCCTGGTGCGCAAGAATTACAGCTTATACAATCAGCGGTCCGGAGCCGTGACGGATTACAAGGAATTTCAAGGACGCAGCCACTGGATTATCGCGCAGCCGGGCTGGGAAGAGGTGGCGGATTTCATCGACCTTTGGTTGAAGAAACAGCTGCCGGCCTATGAAGGGTAAGTTTTGACATCATAGGCGAAGACAGAACGGCACAAGAAAATCAGCGGCAATTCGGCCGGCCAGGCATTCCTGGACGGCTTTTTGCTGTTCTAGGCTCTCCCTGGCATCACGAATTTGTTTAGCTGAAAATCGCTTAATTTGCCGTAAATTCGCCGGTGGCCAGATTTGCGGACCGCGAAATATGCAGAAATGTTTTTAAATCCGGGCTTTTTCGTATAAGATGGAGATAAAACCTTTTTTTGAAATTCGGAGCTCTGCATCTGCAGAAATAGATATAGAATGAGAACTTTTCCGGCGAAACGGCTGCCGCCTCGGGGCATCGAAGCGGGATGTCCGTTTTGGCCTGTTCAAAAAGACAGGAGATCACGATGACAAAGCATCTGTATGCAATGTGGCTGGGGGATGTTTTATTTTGCTTCTCCGGTGAGACTTCGGAACCCAAAGTAGATGCCTGGACTCGTGTGGTCAAGCGGCTGGAGCTGGGCGGGGGGCAGCGGCCGTTCGCGGGAGCCGCGCTTCGCTTGGCTGAAGTAAGGTACCCTGCGGCCAGAGCCGAAGGCAGAGCGTCCCGCCGGCCGATGGCCGGACGAATGCTCGAAGGGCTTGCTCTGTCGCCGAAAGACGCGTTCGAGCTGCTGCTCGCCTGGGACGAGACGCTATGCGAGCGGCAGGGCATCGCTCCCGGAGGGGAGATGGGCTACTGGGCGGCGGCGGCGCGCTTTGCGCTGGAGCTGCTGGCTACAGGCGGCATCGCTCCGGGAGCTGTGCTTCCCCGGCCGGCGGGCTCGCGGCGGCGCGGTGGGGAACAGGCGGCGGAAACGTGCTGGATTCCCGTCTTCAGAGAGCCGGGTCAGCGGGAAGCCTTTTTGCAGTTCTCCGCCTCCATGCCGGCGCTGGCGCTCAGCTCGTCAACCCCGCAGGGGAGCGAACCGGCCTCACGGGAAGAAGCGGGGGCGGCGGTGCTGTACTCCTTCCTTCAAGCGGTAATCAACGCGGAAGTCAAAGGGGTCGTGGCCGGAATGGAGCAGGAGCTTGCCCCATACAAGGCCAACTACCGGCGGGGCCGGTCGCCATTGACGGAGCTGTGGTGGAACAGCCTGCTTACGGGCAGCCGCGACATTCCGGTTCAGGGCACGCCCGCCGAGGTCACGGAGCTGCTCGAGGCGGTTAACGCCCCGGCAGCCGGCAATATTCCCAGCTTCGGAGCGACGGAGGAGCAGAGCGGCCAGTTCGGCCTCGGACTAAGGCTCGAGCCGCCGAAAGAGGATGAAGAGATATGGCGGCTGTCTTTCTGGGCCGAGGGGCGGGAAGAGAGCGGATTCTGGCTGCCGGCGGAGATGATCTGGAGCAGCAGAGACCGGGAGTTTACGCTCTGGGGCAAACGCTACAGGGGGATTCAGGAGCAGCTCCTTGCGGCGCTGGGCCGGGCGGCCGAATGGTCGCCGGACATCTCGCAGGCGCTTGCGTCTCCTGCCCCGACCGGCGTGAGCCTTGAGCCGGAGCAGCTGTATGTATTCCTTAAGGAGACGGTGCAGAAGCTGACCGCCCGGGGAATCACTGTCCAGCTGCCTTCGCGCTGGAGCAAGGAGGGACGCCGCCGGATCGGCATGAGGCTGAAAATGCAGCTGCCGGAACTTCCGGCCGGACCGCAGGCGCTTGCACTCGGCATGGAAGCGCTGGTGTCCTTCAAGATCGAAGCTTCCCTCGGCGACAGTTCCGTCAGCGCGGAGGAGCTGGGGGCGCTGCTGGCCGCCGGGGTTCCTTTTGTAAAGTTCCGGGGAGAATGGATCGAGGTAGACCCTAAGGAAATCCGCCAGGTCCTCCGGTATATGAAACGCCATCAGAGCGGCGAAATGTCCACTTCGGACTGGATGCGCCTTGAAGCCGAGGCGGGAGAGGAACGGCTGTGGAAGGGAATGCCTGTAACCGGCATGGAAACGACCGGCCTGCTGGCCTCTCTGCTGCGCGGGGATGCCGCGCAGAGTCCGCCTGAGCTGCCGGTTCCCGGGGAACTGAAGGGAACGCTGCGTCCTTACCAGGAACGGGGCTACCAATGGCTGAGCGTTATGAGCGAGCTCGGCTTCGGCGTCTGCCTCGCCGACGATATGGGCCTTGGCAAGACGATCCAGGTCATCGCGAGTCTGCTCAGACGCAGGCACTCGGGGGCAAAGCCCGGAGTGGTCAAGGCGATAACCGCCGCGGGACAAGGCGTCGGGCCGAAGGCGAGCGGCGGCCGGGCGGGCCACGGCCTGCGCCAATGGACGGCCGCAGACAGCGATCCGGTGCTAATCCTGTGTCCGACCTCGCTGCTCGGCAACTGGCAGCGGGAGCTGCGGCGGTTCTCGCCAACGCTTGGCGTCTACATCCATCACGGAAGTCGCCGGGTACGCGGCGCGGCCTTCCGGGAGCAGGCGGTCAGCCATGATATCGTGCTGACCACGTACCATTTGGCCGGCAGGGACAGCGAGGACCTTGCCTCGGTGTCCTGGTCGACCGTGGTGCTGGACGAAGCCCAGTACATCAAGAATTACCGGACCAAGCAGGCGCAAAGCGTCATGCGGCTCGCCGCCCCCCACCGGATCGCCATGACCGGAACGCCGGTGGAGAACAGGCTGGGCGAGCTGTGGTCGATTTTTCATTTTCTGAACCCGGGATATCTCGGCACTTTTCATTCCTTCCGCGAGCGTTACGGGACTGGTGAAGGGATGGAACGGCTGCGGGAGCTGCACCGGCTTGTGTCGCCTTTTTTGCTGCGCAGACTCAAGAGCGACCCCGACATATCCAAGGATCTGCCGGAGAAGCTGGAGCTGAAATCGTACTGCGCGCTGACGGAGCACCAGGCGCTATTGTACCAGGGCGTCGTCAACGAAATGCTGGATACGATCGGGGAGAGCACGGGGATGGCCCGGCGGGGACTGGTGCTGTCTTCCTTGACCAAGCTGAAGCAAATCTGCGACCATCCCCAGCTTTTTCTCAAGGAAGAAGGCCGGGCCAGCCGAAACGATCAGTCCGGCAAAATGGAGGCCATGTTCGAGGTGCTGGACAGCATTTCAGAGCTTGGGGAGTCGGCGCTTATTTTTACCCAGTACGTGGCGATGGGCGAGCTGCTGGTGAACAGATTGGCCAAGCGCTACGGCAAGACGCCGCTGTTCCTGCACGGAGGGGTGTCGAAGCGGGACCGCGACGAAATGGTGCGTTCTTTCCAGGAAGGGGAGGGAACGGCATTCTTCGTTCTGTCGCTTAAGGCGGGCGGAGTAGGGCTGAATCTGACCCGTGCCAATCACGTCTTGCATTACGACCGCTGGTGGAATCCTGCAGTGGAGAATCAGGCGACGGACCGGGCCTTCCGGATCGGGCAGCTGAAGAACGTGCAGGTTCATAAGCTGATCTGCCAGGGAACGCTGGAGGAGAGAATCGACGAATTGATCGAGCGGAAAAAGAATCTCTCCGAGCAGGTGGTCGGCTCCGGCGAGAACTGGCTGACCGAGATGTCGGATCGCGAGCTGAAGGAATTGATCGAGCTGCAGAATCAGGACTGGATGTAGCCCGGATCTCCAATAAAACAAGGTGAAGCAAGCCGCGGAGGGATGATATGACGGAGACGATGAACATGGTGCTGAAAGCCGCGCCGGGAGTACTGACGGCCGTATGGACGCCCGCATCCGGCCAGGCTGCCGTTGACGATGCCGGCGGTGCGGGGACAGCGGGCTCGCCGCAGGCATCCCCGGAATTCCGGCAGGTCCTGAAGATGGAGGTATGGCCGCTGTCCCGGCGCCAGGAGGCGATCAAGCGACTTGCCGGGAGTCCGGGGGAATTGTACGGCCTGCTCAAAGGGCGTCTCCCGGCATGGCTGGCCGAATTCGGGCTGTGGCCGGACGAGTCTGAGCTTGCGGTCCCGGATACGAATGACGAAGCCGCGAATAAAGAGGCAATAGCGAAGGTGAGGGAACGGCTGGCGAAGGAGCCGCTGACCGCGCTCGCGCTTCGCGGCCTGCCAAAAGGCGAGCTGACGGACGAGATCTTCGCGCTCTGGGCACGGGGCACAGGCGGAGAAGCCGGGACGGGGCTGTCTGCCGAGCTGGGCAGACTGGAGAAGAAGGGGCCGGCGGTGTCCGCCGGAGAATGGCTGGCGGAGGCCTCGGCCGAGGGTTCGCTTCACCAGCCGGGCCCCGCGTTCCTTGAGGTTCGGGACCGGTCTGTTCCGGACTCTCCCTCCATCG encodes:
- a CDS encoding sensor histidine kinase → MEYIKIFFINTAMLITLAYLANLLFKHTISRSSERTKQAAWVVMAILAGGLSTFFGYRLDDNVIFDLRFVPLIISTIAYPQPLLLILIGVGTGLMRFAFGINAAAAAGMINLSILGLICAALSLWIRRSPLSMIAKGLVVILAVNFFNAVNISIFGVIPFYEYISEIMPITFPSGMLLSILFALIARDFHLEHKRMQQIEQVNALLSEQATELQKNKIVLEERAKQLMLASQYKSEFLANMSHELRTPLNGIINLSELIAEHDDSVTREELQAYGSLIHHSGEELLLLINDILDLSKVEAGKLEIVSEEVNVSEVPALLFQQFDVIAKQRGLDFTIQLEEDLPETLVSDPQRVQQILRNLLSNAFKFTHRGGVSLTIRREQRRQGGREASWIVWEVKDTGIGIPKDKHLSIFEAFQQADGTISRQYGGTGLGLSISRDLARLIGGFITLQSQEGEGSAFSLYLPLTAQEQGIKTPI
- a CDS encoding MFS transporter → MATWEGVPSTIFQVLLQGQFLTGFLLYLGATSGQIGFVIALTTLVNVAQIGVAFLIQRLPSRKWALVTFVSIHRVLWAATGLVPFLFPRPFWVSAFIILYALAFIANTAGAVLWSSVIGDLVPPRVRGRYFGIRNTLLNALGSLVVYGGGVVLDRYPGAQGFLILYIVVWIFSTANIIVFFFYPDVPFEKSEERKFVPMFKKPLHDGLFMKSTLFLSLWLLLQNVTVPLYSYVMLQLLHINYQTLSLLNVAQTVFMMASFYFWGNLNARYSNKRLLFWTLPIIAVSSLLWGLLSVLPLFPVLFAAHIVFGVGVGGFNQLAFNFIIGDTPKKERPMYMAMYAALTGLASFIGPVIGGKVYEWIDGWPHGFQVYGMQLIVGGLMIALIALLGRRILKDV
- a CDS encoding TetR/AcrR family transcriptional regulator, whose amino-acid sequence is MNRSDHIMNVANRLILEKGYSAFSYADVAAEIGIQKASIHYHFPSKANLVQNVVSRYRQEVRGNLAKLDSMTGDPRVKLEQYLSYWESCLQSKAIDMCLCALLASEIPILPEEVIGEIRGHFRDLTDWLARLMKDAAEEDRFAGESEAAAIEETAHAILACVHGGMLASRTFNDAGQFGKVKNRLLGLITEKAVTV
- a CDS encoding RidA family protein, which encodes MSKKQVATSKAPGAIGPYSQAIIAGNWVYTSGQLGLNPETGELAGDVQAQARQSLANVQAILEEAGTSLDHVVKTTVFLKDMNDFTAVNEVYSSFFSEPYPARSAVEVARLPKDGLVEIEVVARRK
- a CDS encoding alpha/beta hydrolase, encoding MKKPTIVFIHGAFVTRASFEPLMGYFKDRGFEVLAPAWPFHDQPVAKLRERSEAGLGKLGLEDLTEYYANFIKALPEKPIIIGHSFGGLLTQLMMDRGLGLAGIAINSGGAKGVVSAAYPTTARSIFGILSKPWRKTFMMSLKEFKYAFVNTLGKAEQERAYREHVVPETTRIFFQGAVAPFASNSPFKVDFNNGRRGPLLMIAGEVDRIVPASLVRKNYSLYNQRSGAVTDYKEFQGRSHWIIAQPGWEEVADFIDLWLKKQLPAYEG
- a CDS encoding oxidoreductase, with translation MNKTAMVLGATGLVGKAVVEELLRENWKEVRVLVRRPLALRHDRLKQTVADWERLERYGDLFEGADAVFCCLGTTIRKAGSQQNFERVDLEYPLTAAKLARKAGVRQFLAVSSMGANPHSRQFYSRTKGRMEEALSGLGFPGLHLFRPSLLLGEREEFRLLERSAAWLMTRLDGLMVGRAAKYRAIKGETVARAMVHIAAADPKGLHIYPNDVIQVLGKDFAAEAPPAWEDEKGLQ
- a CDS encoding DEAD/DEAH box helicase, encoding MTKHLYAMWLGDVLFCFSGETSEPKVDAWTRVVKRLELGGGQRPFAGAALRLAEVRYPAARAEGRASRRPMAGRMLEGLALSPKDAFELLLAWDETLCERQGIAPGGEMGYWAAAARFALELLATGGIAPGAVLPRPAGSRRRGGEQAAETCWIPVFREPGQREAFLQFSASMPALALSSSTPQGSEPASREEAGAAVLYSFLQAVINAEVKGVVAGMEQELAPYKANYRRGRSPLTELWWNSLLTGSRDIPVQGTPAEVTELLEAVNAPAAGNIPSFGATEEQSGQFGLGLRLEPPKEDEEIWRLSFWAEGREESGFWLPAEMIWSSRDREFTLWGKRYRGIQEQLLAALGRAAEWSPDISQALASPAPTGVSLEPEQLYVFLKETVQKLTARGITVQLPSRWSKEGRRRIGMRLKMQLPELPAGPQALALGMEALVSFKIEASLGDSSVSAEELGALLAAGVPFVKFRGEWIEVDPKEIRQVLRYMKRHQSGEMSTSDWMRLEAEAGEERLWKGMPVTGMETTGLLASLLRGDAAQSPPELPVPGELKGTLRPYQERGYQWLSVMSELGFGVCLADDMGLGKTIQVIASLLRRRHSGAKPGVVKAITAAGQGVGPKASGGRAGHGLRQWTAADSDPVLILCPTSLLGNWQRELRRFSPTLGVYIHHGSRRVRGAAFREQAVSHDIVLTTYHLAGRDSEDLASVSWSTVVLDEAQYIKNYRTKQAQSVMRLAAPHRIAMTGTPVENRLGELWSIFHFLNPGYLGTFHSFRERYGTGEGMERLRELHRLVSPFLLRRLKSDPDISKDLPEKLELKSYCALTEHQALLYQGVVNEMLDTIGESTGMARRGLVLSSLTKLKQICDHPQLFLKEEGRASRNDQSGKMEAMFEVLDSISELGESALIFTQYVAMGELLVNRLAKRYGKTPLFLHGGVSKRDRDEMVRSFQEGEGTAFFVLSLKAGGVGLNLTRANHVLHYDRWWNPAVENQATDRAFRIGQLKNVQVHKLICQGTLEERIDELIERKKNLSEQVVGSGENWLTEMSDRELKELIELQNQDWM